A window of the Apostichopus japonicus isolate 1M-3 chromosome 8, ASM3797524v1, whole genome shotgun sequence genome harbors these coding sequences:
- the LOC139971359 gene encoding glutathione-specific gamma-glutamylcyclotransferase 1-like, which yields MPPQQFGNPLEGLSMYSSLWIFGYGSLIWKPNFEFSEKKIGCVKGFVRRFWQGCISYRGVTGSPGRVATLVKEDQGTTWGVAFQVKGEEQVLGALKHLNMREVVTGDYQLLTLTFYAQDGSELSVLAYVATPCNRNYLGPASSEDIAKDIACSSGRAGPNTEYLFRIVEFMRELLPEVEDEHLNEVNQYTKDFIECNRQQSGSLHQIHHYSLLNT from the exons ATGCCTCCCCAACAGTTCGGGAATCCTCTTGAAGGACTGTCAATGTACTCATCACTTTGGATTTTTGGATATGGATCTCTAATTTGGAAGCCAAACTTTGAGTTTTCAGAGAAGAAAATAGGCTGCGTAAAGGGATTCGTTCGTAGATTCTGGCAGGGATGCATTAGTTATAGAGGTGTGACAGGTTCG CCTGGAAGAGTAGCTACACTTGTGAAAGAAGACCAG GGAACGACATGGGGCGTGGCATTCCAGGTCAAGGGAGAAGAGCAGGTTTTAGGTGCTTTGAAACATCTAAATATGAGAGAAGTAGTAACCGGAGACTATCAACTACTCACACTAACGTTCTATGCACAAGACGGTTCAGAGCTTTCAGTTTTGGCCTATGTAGCAACACCTTGTAACAGAAACTATCTCGGCCCTGCATCATCTGAAGATATTGCCAAGGATATAGCTTGCTCCTCGGGTCGAGCTGGACCAAATACAGAATATCTCTTCAGAATTGTTGAATTTATGCGAGAGCTCCTTCCCGAGGTAGAAGATGAACATTTGAATGAGGTTAACCAATACACTAAGGATTTCATTGAGTGCAATAGACAACAAAGCGGGTCTCTTCATCAAATTCACCATTATAGCTTACTTAATACTTGA